The Tenuifilum thalassicum genome includes the window TTTACAACTCCCTCAGTTGATGCTGCATAGGCAGCGTAGATTCCAAAAAGTATTACAAAATGAATTTTTGCAGTTAGAATAGAAAAGCCAAGATAAGTTAGAGAGAATGCGATTAGTCCAATGATAATGGTTCCTTTCATGCTCAGCTTATCCGAAAGGTATCCCATGGGATAGGATAGTAGTGCATACGAAAAGTTGTAGAAAATATATAAGCCAACAACAAAGCTATCGGAATACCCAGAATCTTTTACTTTGAGTAGCAAGAATGCATCGGAGCTGTTAATCAGTGTGAAAAGAATTAGCCCAATAACAATATGTTTATAGTTGGTAGATGCTTCTTTCCAGTAATTAAAAAAGGTAAGGAAAGAGAACTTCGGTTTATTTAAAGTATTAACCGCTTTTTTATTGTGCTTTTCTCTGATTAAGAAAGTTAAAAGTATGGCTGCAAAACCAGGGATGGCAGTAAGAACAAATATGAAGTTGTAGTTACCTGGAAAGAATGAAATTAGCGATAGGGTAATAATTGGCCCAATTGCAGCACCAAGTGTATCCATACTTCTATGAAAACCAAAAACTCTGCCTCGTGTTTTAGGCGTTGATTCATCGCTAAGAAGCGCATCGCGGGCACTTGTTCGAATCCCTTTTCCTAAACGTTCAGTTGTTCTAACTATAAATATCCAGAACGGCCATTTGCTAATAGCTAGTGCTGGCTTTGCTAATGCACTTAGTAGGTAGCCTAACCGTATAAAAGGTGTTCTTTTTTCAATTCTATCCGATAGCTCTCCAAAATAACCTTTACTAATTCCTGCTGTGGCTTCAGCAATTCCTTCAAGTATCCCAATGAGTAGTACAGAAAAACCAATCGATTTTAGATAAATTGGCATTATAGGATATAGCATTTCGCTTGCTATATCGGTAAAGAGACTAACAAGTGAAAGAATAATTACTGTTCTTGATAGCTGTTTTCGCATATAAAAATTAAACCTTTTACTGGATATTATATCAAAATGTTTCAAATTAGTGTTAAAATACTAAAATGCACTTTGAATTCGTTAGTAAATGTATAATTTTGAGTTTGAAATTTGTAACAAATTACTTAAATTTTAATTCTATGAAGATTAAAAAAGGTTTATTTTCATTAGTAATACTTGCATTTGCAGGTATTAATGCTTTTGGGCAAGCCGGTTTAAACGCTCCGGTTCCTGTCGATCAAAATGTTCGATATGGAAAATTAGAGAATGGGCTCACATATTACATCAGGAAAAACACCGAGCCTAAACAACGTGCAGAATTTTATATTGCTCAGAATGTTGGTGCAATTTTAGAGGAAGATAGCCAAAATGGTTTAGCTCACTTTCTTGAGCACATGGCTTTTAATGGAACTAAAAACTTCCCTGGTAAGGGAATTATCAACTATTTCGAAACAGTTGGAGTAAAGTTTGGTTATAATATCAACGCTTTTACATCGCTTGATGAGACAGTTTACAACCTATCGGATGTTCCAACCATTCGCGAAGGTATTATTGACAGTGCCCTACTAGTTCTTCATGATTGGTCTCATTTCATTTCGCTTCTTCCTGAAGAGATTGAAGCTGAACGTGGTGTAATTCGTGAAGAATGGCGCACCGGTCGTAATGCTGAACGTAGAATGTATAAAAAGTTAATGCCTGTTATCTATAAGGGCTCAAAGTATGCCGAAAGAGACGTAATTGGCGACATCAATGTAATTAATAACTTCAAGCATCAAGAACTTGTAGATTATTACAATAAATGGTATCGTCCCGATTTACAATCAATAGTTATTGTTGGTGATATTGATGTTGATAAGGTTGAGGCTAAAATTAAGGAGGTGTTTGCTGATATTCCAGCACCAGTTAATCCAACTCCTCGTCCATACTACGAACTACCCGATAATGACGAACCACTTGTTGGTATAGCTACCGACCCTGAGGCAAGAAATGCCATGATGTACTTGTATTTCAAGCATGATGCTACTCCTAAAGATGCCAAGAATATTGGCTACATGAGAAACGACATGGTAAGGGAGCTTATTACTTCAATGATTTCTTCCCGACTAAATGAAATTGTTCAGAAACCCAATCCTCCCTTTGTATTTGCTGCTTCAGGCTATTTCAACATGGTTAGAACAAAGGACGCAATGGCTTTCTACGCTGCTCTCCGTCCCGATAAAATGATCGATGGAATTAAAGGTATTGTTCGTGAGGCTGAACGTGTAAAACGTTTCGGTTTTAATACTTCGGAGCTAGATAGAGCTAAGTCCGACTACTTGCGTTCACTCGAAAATGAGCTAAAGGAAAAGGATAAGCAAAAAAATCAAAAATTTGTTTGGGAGTGCATTAACCATTTCCTTGAAGGTGAACCAATGCCTGGTGTCGAATTCGAATACCTATTTGCAAAACAGCTCCTTCCAACTGTTAGTATTGATGAAATTAATGCTGTTGCAAAGCAACTTATAACTGAGAAAAATGTTGTGATCTCATTAATGGCACCAGAAAAAGAGGGTGTAGTTGTTCCTACTCAAGAGCAAGTGCTAAATGCTTTAAAAGAAGTTAAAGCAGAAAATATTGAGGCTTATGTTGATAAAGTTATCACTAAGCCTTTGGTTGAGAAGATTGAAAAACCTGGAAAGGTTAAGAAAGAAAATGCAAATAATGTTTTTGGTACAACTGAGTGGGTGCTCTCAAATGGCGTTAAGGTTGTTATCAAACAAACCGACTTTAAAGAGGATCAGGTTATAGTTGAAGCATTTAGTAAGGGTGGTTCTTCATTAGCTAATGTTGATGAGGTGCCTTCAGCAAATATGGCAACTGAGATTGTTACCAATTCTGGTGTAAGTGAATTTACCAGCACCGATTTGGAGAAAATGCTAGCTGGCAAAATGGTAAATATCCGCCCAGTAATTGGAGATGATTATGAAGGTTTTTCTGGTAATGCTTCGCCAAAAGACTTTGAAACAATGCTTCAGCTTATTTACCTTTACATGACTCAACCTCGTGAAGATAAAGAAAGTTTTGATACATATCTTGGCCGCTTGAAAGCATTCTTAGCAAACGCTTCTTCTGATCCTCGCATGGCTTTCAGGGATAGTATTACTCTTACTTTAGCAAACCATAACCCAAGGGTAATGCCTTTCAACCTTGAGTTTTTAGATAAAGTAGATTTCGACAAGTGTATGAAGTTCTACAAAGAGCGCTTTGCCGATGCTTCAGACTTTACTTTCATATTCACTGGTAACATTAGCCCTATTGAGGCGAAACCTTTGATTGAAAAATATTTGGGTGCATTACCTGCATTGAACAGAAAAGAGGATGCAAAAGATACTGGTGTTCGTCCTCCTAAAGGAAAGGTTAAAAACTATTTCACCAAACCTATGCAGACCACAAAGTCATCGGTATTTGTTGGGTATACTGGAGAAATTGAATATAATGTGATGAACGATATTCTTGCCGATTACTTAACCTCTATTTTACGTACTCGCTACCTCGAAGAAATTCGTGAAAAAGAAGGTGGTACCTATGGTGTAGGTGTTCGCGTTTCGCTACGCAACTTCCCTGTTAACTCGTATGTTGTACAAATACAGTTTGATACCGATCCTAAGCTTCGTGATAAGCTGATAGGTATTGTTTATTCAGAAATTCAGAAAATAATGAATGAAGGCCCACTAGCCGATGATTTGAATAAAACTAAGGAGTACATGCTTAAGGAGTATGAGCAAAATAAACGGGAGAACAGCTACTGGGCTAACGTTATTAGAGCTAAATACGAAGATGGGTTAGACTTCTATACTAACTATGATGAGATGGTTAAATCAGTTGATGTTAATGCTGTTAAAGAGTTTGCAAAGAAACTGTTTAGCCAAGGTAACATTGTAGAAGTTGTTATGACATCTGAAAGCAAAGAGTAGTCTAGCACATAAAAAATAGGCTTAAGGGCATGCATTAGCATGCCCTTTGTTTTTTGAACATATTTTTTTGTATTATTGTAAAGTAATGACTTACGAAATATGTCTATAATTTGAATATATAAAGATTAATTATGAAAAAAATTCGGCTAATTGTACTTTTTACTTTGTTTGTTTTTGTGTCGAAAGCACAAACAGATAGTACTTTGCGAATCATCTTTATAGGAGACGTTATGGGACATGGCCCTCAAATTAATTCTGCTAGGATAGATTCTAATAGGTACGATTATACCAATGTTTTTTCAGCTTTAGCTCCAATTTTTAAGACAGCCGATTATTCAGTTGCTAATCTTGAGGTTACACTTGCTGGACCACCTTTTACTGGTTACCCAAGGTTTAGCTCACCCGATGAACTTGCAGATGGGTTAATTCAAGCGGGAGTTAATGTTTTGGTTACAGCAAATAACCATTCTGCGGATAGAGGTGCTAATGGAATTCAGCGTACTATTGATGTTTTGAATTCAAAAAACATATTATTTACTGGAACATTTACCGATTCAATAGATAAAGCTAGCCGAAACCCGGTAATACTGAAGAAAAACGATATGCAACTCGCTTTATTAAACTACACTTATGGAACTAATGGCATGCCCGTTAAGCCCCCCTACATGGTTAACCTAATAGATACTTCAGCAATAGCAACTGATGTTGCAAGAGCCAAAGAGCTAGGTGTTGATGATATTGTGGTTTTTATACATTGGGGTAGTGAGTATCAAAGATTTCCTAATAAGACCCAAAAAGATTTGGCTAAATGGATGCAAAAGAAAGGTGTTAGGATAATTATTGGTTCTCATCCCCATGTTGTTCAGCCTATTGTATGGGAAAAGAATAAAGATACTTATAATTTCGTTTTATACTCACTTGGTAATTTTGTTTCTAACCAACGAAAACGCTATCGCGATGGGGGGATTATCTCATTTCTTGAATTTGCTAAGGATAGTACTTTAAAGTTGGTACAAGCTGGTTATATGCCTGTTTGGGTTGAAAAAAGTTATAGCGGAAAGAAATGGAGTTATAGGGTGTTACCCGTTAGCTTATATGACTCATTGAAAGCATCAGGAAGCGAATCAAAAATTAATCCTGCATTTAGTGTTTTTGTATCGGACACAAGAGAGTTCCTTGACTCTAACAATACAAATGTGCAAGAAATTGTTGTAAACCAAAACGAATGGTTATCTAAAAACAAAGCTAAGCCAGTAAATCCCTAATTACAACTGAAGCAATCATGCACCCGAACAATGGGGGCATATAGGAGATGGTTCCAATTGTTGTTTTCTTATTGGGTTCTCCTTCACATGGTTTCATGGCATGCTCTGGTACTTTCTCGGCAGAGTAAACAACTTTAAAACCTTCTCTTATACCTAAACGATGTAAGCGTTTTCTTAAGATTCTTGCTAATGGGCACCCATACGATTCGGATATGTCGGAAATTTTTACTTGGGTAGGATCTAGCTTTCCGCCACTCCCCATTGAGCTAACCACTTTGTGCCCAAATTTAATAGCATCGTGAATTAAGAATACTTTTGGCGATAGGGTGTCAATGGCATCTACCACATAATCGAAATTATTAGATAGAAGCTGTGTGAGCCGTTCATCTCTTAGATATTCTTGAATAATCGTTAGCTCAATATTTGGATTGATATCTTTTAACCTTTTTCCTAGTGTTTCAGCCTTAGGCTTTCCAATTGTGCTATGAAGCGCTGGGAGTTGTCGGTTAATATTTGATGGTTGGATAATATCACCATCTGCTATGGTAATCTTACCAACACCTGCCCTACAAATTTGCTCAGCTGCGTATGCCCCAACACCACCTAGCCCAATAACTAAAACATGTTTGTTGCTAAGTTTTTTTACTGATTCTTGTCCAAGAAGTAGTTCTGTTCGTTCAAGCCAATTGTTAGCCATATTTGTTGTTTTATGGCCAGCAAAGGTCGCATTCAAAAATCAAATTGGCAATAGCTGTAACTTTAAAGTTTCTTTAAAGAAGCTTTTTAAATTTGAATTGGTTTCAGAAACTAGCTGTTCAAATGTAGTATCCAAGAAATCTGCAGCTGCATCGTAAACCTCGTAAATTGGGATGTTTTTGTCATCGGTTTCAAAAAAACGCTTATCTGGCGGAGTAATAGTTAACGCCTCGGCTAGCTCTGGCGTAGCATCTATTAATGATGTTCCAAACGACAAGTAAAAATTTTCGTTAATAAGTTCTTTAGCTATTTCTGGTTTAGACCTAAAACCATGTATAGCTTTTGTTAGGTTCTTGTATTTAGGTTTCTTGAAAATCGATATTATTTCGCTCCAGCATCTTACGCAGTGTAACACAACAGGTAGATTTGCCTCAACCGCTATATCAAGTTGTTTTATAAGCAGTTCAATTTGTTTGTCTAAAGATGCACCTTTTAATCGATCGAGCCCAATCTCACCAATTCCAATTACATTTGGATGGTTTAGATGTTCTTTTAATAGGTTAAGACTTTGTATCGCATTAGCATTATCTGAACTCCAAGGGTGGATTCCTAAGGTATAAAAACTATTACCATTAGGGTTGAAGTGTGCATTATAATCTACGGATTCAATACAAATTGAATTTGTCTTGCACTGATAGTTATGTGTATGAAAGTTTATTAGTTTCATGTTTGATTTTATCTAACTAATGATAGCAAAAAGGGAGCTATGTGCATTAGGAGAATCTTCAACTATTACCTCCTTTACTATAGAGCTAATTGGACCACTCCAGCAATGTTTAACTAAAGTATCAATTTGCTCAGGAGTTCCTGTTGCTTCTATGTAAACATCACCATTCGTTAAATTTTTTACAAATCCTTTAACTCCAAGTTCTTTAGCATGCCGAAGTATAAAAAATCTGTATCCAACACCCTGGACTCTACCTTTAACTGTAATGGCTACGCTTTTCATTTTTTTTGATATATTTAGCCAAATTTATTAATTTTAAATTAATTAGGTATGTTTTTGGATTATGTTTTGATTGTTTTTGCGATTATTTTGTTTCTTCTTGGTTTTGCAGGTTGCGTTTTGCCGATAATTCCAGGTCCTCCGATTGCATGGCTAAGCATGCTTTTGTTAAAGTTTACCTCTTTTTCTGAAATCTCTTGGAATTTAATAATTGTTTTGGCGCTAGTTACAATTGTCGTTACAGTTCTAGATTACATTTTTCCTGCATGGATAACTAAAAAGATGGGTGGAAGTAGCTGGGGAGTTTGGGGTACTGTTATCGGAATAGTATTTGGGTTAATATTTTTGGGACCAATAGGGGTAATTCTCGGGCCATTTTTAGGTGCTTTTGTTGGGGAGATTATAGGAAATAAGCAAAATAAAAATCTAAACAATAATCCTTGGCGTTCTGCTTTGGGGTCATTGTTAGGTTTTACCCTTGGGACAGGAATAAAACTTTTCTCTGTTGGGGTTATGCTCTACTTCTTTATTAAAGATTTGTGGCCGAATTAAGCCTCAGGGTTTTGTTGTTCTGTGTCTTTTGGAGTTTCCGTTTGTGTGTTTTTTCGGAAGGCATTATTTACCTTAATGTTTCTTCCTTTAACTTGGGTATTATTGAGCTCCTGAATGGCTTTAAGTGCCGATTCGTCATTATCAAACTCAACAAAACCATAACCCTTAGATTTTCCTGTTGCCTTATCAATTATCACTTTTGATGAAACAACATTTCCAAAAGGCATGCAGAGTTCTTTTAGTTCTTCTGCTGTCATTGAATAAGCAATGTTTCCAATATAAATCATCATAATGGCATAAAGTTTTAAAATCCAAATAAATATAAGGGTTCAAACTTATAAATGCAAAAAAAAAGCAGCTTTTTTAAAAGCTGCTTTTCAATAATTTATAGTTTAGTTTAATGGCCAAGAGTAGCAACCATTACTGCTTTAATAGTGTGTACGCGGTTTTCTGCTTCATCAAAAACAATTGATGCATCTGATTCAAAAACATCTTCGGTAACCTCCATGGCCTCTAAACCGAATTTCTGGTAGATTTCTTCACCTATAACTGTTTCGCGGTTGTGGAAGGCAGGTAAACAGTGCATAAACTTACAGTTAGGGTTACCTGTCATTTCCATAACCTTGCTATTAACCTGATAGGGTTTAAGTAGTTTTATTCTTTCCTCCCATACTGAGTCGGGTTCACCCATTGATACCCATACATCGGTATAAAGGAAATCGCAACCCTTAACACCTTCCTCTACGTTCTCGGTTAAGGTAATTTTGGCTCCGGTTTGCTTTGCAATTTCTTGGCAGGTTTTTACTAGCTCTTCGCTAGGCCAGCATGCTTTTGGTGCACATGC containing:
- a CDS encoding MFS transporter gives rise to the protein MRKQLSRTVIILSLVSLFTDIASEMLYPIMPIYLKSIGFSVLLIGILEGIAEATAGISKGYFGELSDRIEKRTPFIRLGYLLSALAKPALAISKWPFWIFIVRTTERLGKGIRTSARDALLSDESTPKTRGRVFGFHRSMDTLGAAIGPIITLSLISFFPGNYNFIFVLTAIPGFAAILLTFLIREKHNKKAVNTLNKPKFSFLTFFNYWKEASTNYKHIVIGLILFTLINSSDAFLLLKVKDSGYSDSFVVGLYIFYNFSYALLSYPMGYLSDKLSMKGTIIIGLIAFSLTYLGFSILTAKIHFVILFGIYAAYAASTEGVVKAWLSNNLPRGRTATGLGLYNSLQSISTLIASSLAGTIWLISDSKTVFMISAIGSVIAAGYIAIFTKTNVTYQANE
- a CDS encoding M16 family metallopeptidase is translated as MKIKKGLFSLVILAFAGINAFGQAGLNAPVPVDQNVRYGKLENGLTYYIRKNTEPKQRAEFYIAQNVGAILEEDSQNGLAHFLEHMAFNGTKNFPGKGIINYFETVGVKFGYNINAFTSLDETVYNLSDVPTIREGIIDSALLVLHDWSHFISLLPEEIEAERGVIREEWRTGRNAERRMYKKLMPVIYKGSKYAERDVIGDINVINNFKHQELVDYYNKWYRPDLQSIVIVGDIDVDKVEAKIKEVFADIPAPVNPTPRPYYELPDNDEPLVGIATDPEARNAMMYLYFKHDATPKDAKNIGYMRNDMVRELITSMISSRLNEIVQKPNPPFVFAASGYFNMVRTKDAMAFYAALRPDKMIDGIKGIVREAERVKRFGFNTSELDRAKSDYLRSLENELKEKDKQKNQKFVWECINHFLEGEPMPGVEFEYLFAKQLLPTVSIDEINAVAKQLITEKNVVISLMAPEKEGVVVPTQEQVLNALKEVKAENIEAYVDKVITKPLVEKIEKPGKVKKENANNVFGTTEWVLSNGVKVVIKQTDFKEDQVIVEAFSKGGSSLANVDEVPSANMATEIVTNSGVSEFTSTDLEKMLAGKMVNIRPVIGDDYEGFSGNASPKDFETMLQLIYLYMTQPREDKESFDTYLGRLKAFLANASSDPRMAFRDSITLTLANHNPRVMPFNLEFLDKVDFDKCMKFYKERFADASDFTFIFTGNISPIEAKPLIEKYLGALPALNRKEDAKDTGVRPPKGKVKNYFTKPMQTTKSSVFVGYTGEIEYNVMNDILADYLTSILRTRYLEEIREKEGGTYGVGVRVSLRNFPVNSYVVQIQFDTDPKLRDKLIGIVYSEIQKIMNEGPLADDLNKTKEYMLKEYEQNKRENSYWANVIRAKYEDGLDFYTNYDEMVKSVDVNAVKEFAKKLFSQGNIVEVVMTSESKE
- a CDS encoding CapA family protein; the encoded protein is MKKIRLIVLFTLFVFVSKAQTDSTLRIIFIGDVMGHGPQINSARIDSNRYDYTNVFSALAPIFKTADYSVANLEVTLAGPPFTGYPRFSSPDELADGLIQAGVNVLVTANNHSADRGANGIQRTIDVLNSKNILFTGTFTDSIDKASRNPVILKKNDMQLALLNYTYGTNGMPVKPPYMVNLIDTSAIATDVARAKELGVDDIVVFIHWGSEYQRFPNKTQKDLAKWMQKKGVRIIIGSHPHVVQPIVWEKNKDTYNFVLYSLGNFVSNQRKRYRDGGIISFLEFAKDSTLKLVQAGYMPVWVEKSYSGKKWSYRVLPVSLYDSLKASGSESKINPAFSVFVSDTREFLDSNNTNVQEIVVNQNEWLSKNKAKPVNP
- a CDS encoding tRNA threonylcarbamoyladenosine dehydratase, with protein sequence MANNWLERTELLLGQESVKKLSNKHVLVIGLGGVGAYAAEQICRAGVGKITIADGDIIQPSNINRQLPALHSTIGKPKAETLGKRLKDINPNIELTIIQEYLRDERLTQLLSNNFDYVVDAIDTLSPKVFLIHDAIKFGHKVVSSMGSGGKLDPTQVKISDISESYGCPLARILRKRLHRLGIREGFKVVYSAEKVPEHAMKPCEGEPNKKTTIGTISYMPPLFGCMIASVVIRDLLA
- a CDS encoding TatD family hydrolase, with amino-acid sequence MKLINFHTHNYQCKTNSICIESVDYNAHFNPNGNSFYTLGIHPWSSDNANAIQSLNLLKEHLNHPNVIGIGEIGLDRLKGASLDKQIELLIKQLDIAVEANLPVVLHCVRCWSEIISIFKKPKYKNLTKAIHGFRSKPEIAKELINENFYLSFGTSLIDATPELAEALTITPPDKRFFETDDKNIPIYEVYDAAADFLDTTFEQLVSETNSNLKSFFKETLKLQLLPI
- a CDS encoding acylphosphatase; amino-acid sequence: MKSVAITVKGRVQGVGYRFFILRHAKELGVKGFVKNLTNGDVYIEATGTPEQIDTLVKHCWSGPISSIVKEVIVEDSPNAHSSLFAIIS
- a CDS encoding DUF456 domain-containing protein, which translates into the protein MFLDYVLIVFAIILFLLGFAGCVLPIIPGPPIAWLSMLLLKFTSFSEISWNLIIVLALVTIVVTVLDYIFPAWITKKMGGSSWGVWGTVIGIVFGLIFLGPIGVILGPFLGAFVGEIIGNKQNKNLNNNPWRSALGSLLGFTLGTGIKLFSVGVMLYFFIKDLWPN
- a CDS encoding RNA recognition motif domain-containing protein, coding for MMIYIGNIAYSMTAEELKELCMPFGNVVSSKVIIDKATGKSKGYGFVEFDNDESALKAIQELNNTQVKGRNIKVNNAFRKNTQTETPKDTEQQNPEA